One Gammaproteobacteria bacterium genomic window carries:
- the ampD gene encoding 1,6-anhydro-N-acetylmuramyl-L-alanine amidase AmpD: protein MSPPVDPATGLLAGVRYLQSPNCDDRPPGVAIDLLVIHGISLPPGKYGGPYIDQLFTNQLSSDEHPYFTTLAGLRVSAHVLIRREGDMTQYVPFHRRAWHAGASVFRGREGCNDYSIGIELEGTDTDAYTDAQYARLAGVCRILMRQWPAIGEDRIVGHSDVAPGRKTDPGTGFDWRRFRELLLQVT from the coding sequence ATGTCCCCCCCAGTCGATCCGGCCACCGGCCTGCTGGCGGGCGTGCGCTACCTGCAGTCGCCGAATTGTGACGATCGGCCGCCGGGCGTGGCCATCGATCTTCTGGTCATCCACGGCATCAGTCTGCCGCCGGGAAAATACGGCGGGCCGTACATCGATCAGTTATTCACCAATCAATTGTCATCGGATGAACATCCGTATTTCACCACGCTCGCGGGACTGCGGGTTTCGGCGCATGTGCTCATCCGCCGCGAGGGCGACATGACCCAGTACGTGCCGTTTCACCGCCGGGCCTGGCATGCGGGCGCCTCGGTGTTTCGTGGCCGCGAAGGTTGCAATGACTATTCCATCGGTATTGAACTGGAGGGTACGGATACCGATGCGTATACCGACGCCCAATATGCCAGGTTGGCGGGGGTTTGCCGTATTTTAATGCGGCAGTGGCCGGCAATCGGGGAGGATCGCATCGTGGGCCATAGCGACGTCGCGCCCGGGCGCAAGACCGACCCTGGCACCGGTTTTGACTGGCGGCGTTTCCGGGAGTTGCTGTTGCAGGTAACATAG
- the nadC gene encoding carboxylating nicotinate-nucleotide diphosphorylase: MDHAPPLPPDQVIEAAVRAALTEDVGSGDVTAILIPAATQAQAQVITREPAVLCGGAWFDEVFRQLDTRVRVEWQAHDGDDVRADQVLCRLHGPARALLTGERTALNFLQTLCGTATVTRRYARLLTDSKTQLLDTRKTVPGLRAAQKYAVRCGGGRNHRLGLYDGVLIKENHIKAAGSIAAAVQAARQRHPRLPIEVEVESLAELTEAVQSGADIALLDNFSVPMMREAVKLAAGRLKLEASGGLDERKLPEVAQTGVDYISAGSLTKHVHAIDLSMRFL, translated from the coding sequence ATGGATCACGCCCCCCCCCTGCCGCCCGACCAGGTCATCGAGGCCGCGGTGCGCGCCGCGCTGACGGAGGACGTCGGCAGCGGCGACGTCACTGCCATCCTCATCCCGGCGGCGACGCAGGCACAGGCGCAGGTGATCACGCGCGAACCGGCGGTACTCTGCGGCGGCGCCTGGTTTGACGAGGTCTTTCGCCAGCTCGATACCCGCGTGCGCGTCGAATGGCAGGCGCACGACGGCGATGATGTACGCGCCGATCAAGTGCTGTGCCGGCTGCACGGGCCGGCGCGCGCGCTCCTGACCGGTGAGCGCACGGCGCTGAACTTCCTGCAGACGTTATGCGGCACGGCCACGGTGACGCGGCGTTACGCCCGCCTGCTGACGGACAGCAAAACGCAACTGCTGGACACGCGCAAGACCGTGCCCGGCCTGCGCGCGGCGCAGAAGTACGCCGTGCGCTGCGGCGGCGGACGCAACCACCGTCTGGGGTTGTACGACGGCGTGCTCATCAAGGAAAACCACATCAAGGCGGCGGGTTCGATCGCCGCCGCGGTGCAAGCCGCCCGGCAGCGCCACCCACGGCTGCCCATCGAAGTGGAGGTGGAATCGCTGGCTGAACTCACCGAAGCCGTGCAGAGCGGCGCCGACATCGCGCTTCTCGATAATTTCTCCGTGCCGATGATGCGGGAGGCGGTCAAACTGGCCGCCGGACGGCTGAAGCTGGAAGCCTCCGGCGGCCTGGACGAACGGAAATTGCCAGAGGTTGCGCAAACCGGTGTGGATTACATCTCCGCGGGCAGCCTGACCAAGCACGTGCACGCCATCGACCTTTCGATGCGGTTTCTATAA
- a CDS encoding cyclodeaminase/cyclohydrolase family protein, giving the protein MIKDQSVQTFLDQLASKTSTPGGGSAAAIMGAMGAALASMVCNLTIGKKGHEQVEADMKAALEKSEALRAELTDMIRADVEVFNQVMAAYGMPKDTDEQKSRRAEAIQKALQAATDVPLGCARVCAGVIDLCKPVAEKGNKNVISDAGVAVLAAQAALKSAALNVYINVPNIKDRAFADSRLKQLEGILKGSDALTEQIYQIVKSRL; this is encoded by the coding sequence ATGATCAAAGATCAATCCGTCCAGACCTTTCTCGATCAACTGGCCAGCAAGACTTCCACACCGGGGGGCGGCAGCGCCGCCGCCATCATGGGCGCGATGGGCGCGGCCCTGGCCAGCATGGTCTGCAATCTGACCATCGGGAAAAAGGGCCACGAGCAGGTGGAAGCGGACATGAAGGCGGCGCTGGAGAAATCCGAGGCGCTGCGCGCGGAGCTGACCGACATGATCCGCGCCGATGTTGAGGTGTTCAATCAGGTCATGGCCGCCTACGGCATGCCGAAGGACACCGACGAGCAGAAGAGCAGGCGCGCCGAGGCCATCCAGAAGGCCCTGCAGGCCGCCACCGACGTGCCGCTCGGCTGCGCGCGAGTCTGCGCCGGCGTGATCGATCTCTGCAAGCCGGTGGCGGAGAAGGGCAACAAGAATGTCATCAGCGACGCCGGCGTGGCGGTGCTGGCGGCGCAGGCGGCCTTGAAGAGCGCGGCGCTGAATGTGTACATCAATGTGCCCAACATCAAGGATCGCGCCTTCGCTGACAGCCGGCTCAAGCAGCTGGAAGGCATACTCAAGGGCAGCGATGCGCTGACCGAGCAGATCTACCAGATCGTCAAGAGTCGATTATAG
- a CDS encoding methylene-tetrahydromethanopterin dehydrogenase N-terminal domain-containing protein codes for MKKLLFHLDTDPMPSVFDTVVAHDGGADHVHGYGGVTTENCVALVAGTIFTRGDKKFSAIFVSGSNMQAGEQLFEAIKKQFFGDFRVSIMLDSNGSNTTAAAMVAQMSKAKPLAGKRAVVLAGTGPVGQRAGVMMAREGTEVILTSRKLDRAEVACAAMNKAFGVELKPMAVTDEASTARALAGAHLVLATGAAGVQLLPEKLWKDHPTLEMLSDANATPPLGFEGIKAKDKGENRHGKLVFGALGVGNLKLALHRACIGKLFEANNQVFDATEIYAIAKTMA; via the coding sequence ATGAAGAAGCTTTTGTTCCACCTGGATACCGATCCCATGCCCAGCGTTTTCGATACCGTCGTCGCCCATGATGGCGGCGCCGATCACGTGCACGGCTACGGCGGGGTGACGACGGAGAATTGCGTTGCGCTGGTGGCGGGCACCATCTTCACCCGCGGCGACAAAAAGTTCAGCGCCATCTTCGTGAGCGGCAGCAACATGCAGGCGGGCGAACAGTTGTTCGAGGCGATCAAAAAACAATTCTTCGGCGATTTCCGTGTCTCCATCATGCTCGACAGCAACGGCAGCAACACCACCGCCGCCGCCATGGTGGCGCAGATGTCCAAGGCGAAGCCGCTGGCCGGCAAGCGCGCCGTGGTGCTGGCCGGCACCGGCCCGGTGGGCCAGCGCGCCGGCGTGATGATGGCGCGCGAGGGCACCGAGGTCATCCTGACCTCGCGCAAGCTGGACCGCGCGGAAGTGGCGTGCGCGGCGATGAACAAGGCCTTCGGCGTCGAGCTCAAGCCGATGGCGGTCACCGACGAGGCCTCCACGGCCAGGGCGCTGGCCGGCGCGCATCTGGTACTCGCCACCGGCGCCGCCGGCGTGCAACTGCTGCCGGAAAAATTGTGGAAGGATCATCCCACGCTGGAGATGCTGTCGGATGCCAATGCCACGCCGCCGCTCGGGTTCGAGGGCATCAAGGCCAAGGACAAGGGCGAGAACCGCCACGGCAAGCTGGTGTTCGGGGCGCTGGGTGTCGGCAACCTGAAGCTGGCGCTGCATCGCGCCTGCATCGGCAAACTGTTCGAGGCCAACAATCAGGTCTTCGACGCCACCGAGATTTATGCCATTGCCAAGACCATGGCATAA
- a CDS encoding SPOR domain-containing protein, protein MPRPWHKTRAQSWLVRRFLRCGALAAGLWALGHALPVWAAGPSTELRTGTFEDGRAAYAAKDYKKALGILKPLAKSGDAQAELALAVMYDRGEGVKQDVAAALDWYKKAAEQGVPVAQHDLGLKYYNGEGVTKDPAEAVKWWRMAADSGLADSQYNLGLMYARGSGVGQDDQAAVQWFEKAAAQGHALGQYSLGAAYALGKGAPVDYQKAAEWFRKSAEQGTPQAQYNLGVLLENGQGVTADLAEARKWYQKAAAQGLEAARQKLAAAEKQKPPTATSTGETPHGQDWIAAQNPESYTIQLVASSSEDNLVNLLKHSSLPGEAAYFYNSQATPAMYTALCGVYANYEEAKTAMTRLPADLQKQSPWVRKFATVQALIGKH, encoded by the coding sequence TTGCCAAGACCATGGCATAAGACGCGCGCGCAATCATGGCTCGTGCGCCGTTTCCTGCGATGTGGCGCACTGGCCGCTGGCCTGTGGGCGTTGGGCCATGCCCTGCCCGTCTGGGCGGCCGGCCCTTCGACGGAGCTCAGGACAGGCACCTTCGAGGACGGCCGCGCCGCCTACGCCGCCAAGGACTACAAGAAGGCCCTGGGCATTCTCAAGCCGTTGGCGAAGTCCGGCGATGCGCAGGCCGAACTCGCACTCGCGGTGATGTACGACCGCGGCGAGGGTGTGAAGCAGGACGTGGCCGCGGCCCTGGACTGGTATAAAAAGGCCGCCGAACAGGGCGTCCCGGTCGCACAGCACGATCTGGGCTTGAAGTACTACAACGGCGAGGGTGTGACCAAGGATCCCGCCGAGGCGGTAAAGTGGTGGCGGATGGCCGCCGACAGCGGGCTTGCGGACTCGCAGTACAACCTGGGCCTGATGTACGCGCGCGGCAGCGGCGTGGGACAGGACGACCAGGCCGCCGTGCAGTGGTTCGAGAAGGCCGCGGCGCAGGGTCACGCGCTCGGCCAATACAGCCTGGGCGCTGCCTATGCCTTGGGGAAAGGCGCGCCGGTCGATTATCAAAAAGCGGCGGAATGGTTCCGCAAGTCCGCCGAGCAGGGCACGCCGCAGGCGCAATACAATCTCGGCGTGCTGCTCGAAAACGGCCAGGGCGTCACGGCGGACCTCGCGGAGGCCAGGAAGTGGTACCAAAAAGCCGCGGCGCAGGGCTTGGAGGCCGCCAGGCAGAAACTGGCGGCAGCCGAAAAGCAGAAGCCACCCACCGCCACCAGCACCGGCGAAACGCCGCACGGCCAGGACTGGATCGCCGCACAGAACCCGGAGAGCTACACCATCCAGCTGGTGGCCTCCTCCAGCGAGGACAACCTCGTCAACCTGCTGAAGCACAGTTCGCTGCCCGGCGAGGCGGCCTACTTTTACAACAGCCAGGCCACGCCGGCCATGTACACCGCGCTATGCGGCGTCTACGCGAACTACGAAGAGGCCAAAACCGCCATGACGCGCCTGCCGGCGGACCTGCAAAAGCAATCGCCGTGGGTGCGCAAATTCGCCACCGTGCAGGCCTTGATCGGCAAGCATTGA
- the tpx gene encoding thiol peroxidase, with the protein MATVTLKGNPVKTNGNLPKVGSAAPDFVLVDGDLNNVSLKNFAGKSKVLNIVPSLDTPTCQTSTRKFNESASKLPNAVVLVISGDLPFAMKRFCETEGLKNVHTLAMMRSRNFAKDYGVLIEDGPLAGITARAVVVLDASNKVKYTELVPEIANEPNYAAALAAL; encoded by the coding sequence ATGGCCACCGTCACGTTAAAAGGCAACCCCGTCAAGACCAACGGCAATCTCCCCAAGGTGGGGAGCGCAGCCCCGGACTTCGTGCTCGTCGATGGCGATCTCAACAACGTCTCATTGAAAAACTTCGCCGGCAAAAGCAAAGTCCTGAACATCGTTCCGAGCCTCGACACGCCGACCTGCCAGACCTCCACGCGCAAATTCAACGAATCGGCGTCCAAGCTGCCCAATGCCGTGGTGCTCGTCATCTCCGGCGATCTGCCCTTTGCCATGAAGCGCTTCTGCGAAACCGAGGGACTGAAGAACGTTCACACGCTGGCCATGATGCGCTCACGCAATTTCGCCAAGGATTACGGCGTGTTGATCGAAGACGGTCCGCTGGCGGGGATCACCGCGCGCGCCGTGGTGGTGCTCGACGCCAGCAACAAGGTCAAGTACACCGAACTGGTGCCTGAGATCGCCAACGAACCCAACTACGCCGCGGCTTTGGCGGCGTTATAA